A portion of the Melanotaenia boesemani isolate fMelBoe1 chromosome 2, fMelBoe1.pri, whole genome shotgun sequence genome contains these proteins:
- the LOC121629139 gene encoding hemoglobin subunit alpha-1, translating to MSLTAKDKDAVKGFWAKVGGKAEAVGTDALSRMLIVYPQTKTYFSHWKDLSPGSAPVKKHGKTVMGGVADAVAKIDDLTGGLLNLSELHAFTLRVDPANFKILSHNILVVMAIMFPDEFTPEVHVAMDKFLAALSRALAEKYR from the exons ATGAGTCTTACTGCTAAGGACAAGGACGCAGTCAAGGGCTTCTGGGCCAAAGTGGGTGGCAAGGCGGAGGCAGTTGGCACTGATGCTCTTTCCAG AATGCTGATCGTGTACCCTCAGACCAAGACTTACTTCTCCCACTGGAAAGACTTGAGCCCCGGCTCTGCCCCGGTGAAGAAGCATGGAAAGACTGTGATGGGTGGAGTTGCTGATGCTGTGGCCAAAATCGACGATCTGACAGGTGGTCTGCTTAACCTCAGTGAATTGCATGCCTTTACCCTGAGAGTGGATCCTGCTAATTTCAAG ATTCTCTCTCACAACATCCTTGTGGTTATGGCCATCATGTTTCCTGATGAGTTCACCCCCGAGGTCCATGTGGCTATGGACAAGTTCCTGGCTGCTCTGTCCCGTGCTCTGGCTGAGAAATACAGATAA